One segment of Bacteroidia bacterium DNA contains the following:
- a CDS encoding glycosyltransferase, whose protein sequence is MRRIAFFANYKFGSVSYFALRALRSIVEEVVAFSPDVLPNNEENIILCPILAPVKQILTEMGGSFDAVIVVETNQFPLLLVTDIQGLEIPIAWWGIDTHLHFRWHKEYTKLFDYVFLAQLDYVYPVSRYAGMPVHWLPLAADPDFHNDYYLDRVYDVSFVGNISPKRQRFFRKLSAQTPVHLFSGKSPVELGQIYSQSKIGLNSITYEDLNARIFEVMACGALLITPETQAGLPNLFIPNKQLVTYSKHTLENTIKHYLIDRVAREEIALEGFHAVHTAHTYEKRCLQMLDIIANGKTKKKSDCYLSPEVEIALAWVYQHRYFRYYPKSMALFRKNLLLHPFTTIQAMFRYVIAYGWQKWHRFKAEK, encoded by the coding sequence ATGCGACGTATCGCATTTTTTGCAAACTATAAATTTGGTTCCGTATCCTATTTTGCATTACGGGCACTTCGTTCCATTGTAGAAGAAGTGGTCGCTTTTTCCCCTGATGTATTACCAAACAATGAAGAAAATATCATTCTCTGCCCGATATTAGCTCCTGTAAAACAAATTCTGACGGAAATGGGCGGTAGCTTTGATGCCGTCATTGTGGTAGAAACCAATCAATTTCCGCTGCTATTGGTTACAGATATTCAGGGCTTAGAAATACCAATAGCTTGGTGGGGAATAGATACACACTTGCATTTTCGCTGGCATAAAGAATATACAAAACTGTTTGATTATGTATTTTTAGCCCAGTTAGATTATGTGTATCCGGTTTCGCGTTATGCTGGGATGCCGGTTCATTGGCTACCCTTAGCTGCTGACCCGGATTTCCACAACGATTATTATCTGGATAGGGTTTATGACGTTAGTTTTGTTGGGAATATCAGCCCGAAGCGGCAGCGTTTTTTTCGTAAATTATCTGCTCAAACGCCGGTTCATTTATTTTCGGGAAAAAGCCCTGTTGAACTCGGTCAGATTTACAGCCAAAGTAAAATTGGCTTAAATTCAATTACTTATGAAGACTTAAATGCACGTATTTTCGAGGTTATGGCTTGCGGTGCTCTCCTGATAACGCCGGAAACACAAGCCGGCCTTCCCAACTTATTTATCCCCAATAAACAATTGGTTACCTATAGCAAACACACGCTTGAAAACACCATCAAACATTACCTTATTGATAGAGTTGCTCGGGAAGAAATCGCCTTAGAAGGTTTTCACGCCGTTCATACAGCACATACCTATGAAAAAAGATGCCTTCAGATGCTGGATATTATTGCGAACGGAAAAACCAAAAAGAAATCAGATTGCTATTTATCACCGGAAGTAGAAATTGCACTTGCCTGGGTGTATCAACACCGCTATTTTCGGTATTATCCTAAAAGTATGGCACTTTTTAGAAAAAACTTACTCTTACATCCATTCACAACAATCCAAGCCATGTTTCGTTACGTAATTGCTTATGGGTGGCAAAAATGGCATAGATTTAAGGCAGAAAAATAG
- a CDS encoding PorV/PorQ family protein — protein sequence MKFWVGLLVCFACFGSIFGQTTAPKYSNDFLKIGVGAAAAGMGNAQVAFAKDATAGYWNPAALMHSTKAPQVALMHSEYFAGIAKYDYGAFATRIQGNRHFAASFIRIGIDDIPNTLNLRDGNSFNYDRITSFSVADMALLVSYAQDLEFLEGLSVGGNVKIINRITGKFATAWGFGIDLALHYQREKLKLGLVLNDVTTTFNAWSFNTETFEEAFRVTGNAIPQNSIELTLPSARMGAAYSFFPEKKINLTAAADLDWYFDGKRNSIISLGAATIDPKIGLETTYKNLVFLRAGAMNFQRVPDIDGKKRLNLFPTLGAGLQFKGVRIDYALANIGDFKQNLFSHLFSLQFIIDKSLY from the coding sequence ATGAAGTTTTGGGTAGGGTTGCTGGTTTGTTTTGCCTGTTTTGGTTCAATATTCGGGCAAACTACGGCACCCAAGTATAGTAATGATTTTTTGAAAATTGGCGTAGGGGCAGCGGCAGCAGGCATGGGGAATGCTCAGGTAGCGTTTGCTAAGGATGCAACAGCCGGATACTGGAATCCTGCCGCGCTGATGCACAGTACCAAAGCTCCCCAAGTAGCGCTGATGCACTCCGAATACTTTGCCGGAATAGCAAAATATGACTACGGCGCATTTGCAACCCGAATTCAAGGAAATAGACACTTCGCCGCCAGCTTCATCAGAATAGGAATTGATGACATCCCAAACACCCTAAACCTCCGAGATGGCAATAGCTTTAATTATGACCGGATAACGTCATTTTCCGTAGCCGATATGGCTCTCTTAGTGTCCTATGCCCAAGACCTCGAATTTTTAGAAGGATTATCGGTAGGCGGAAACGTAAAAATAATCAACAGAATTACCGGCAAATTTGCAACCGCATGGGGGTTCGGTATAGACTTAGCCCTTCATTATCAGCGAGAAAAATTAAAACTCGGCCTTGTCCTTAATGATGTAACGACAACCTTTAATGCATGGTCATTTAATACAGAAACCTTTGAAGAGGCTTTTAGAGTTACCGGTAATGCTATCCCACAAAATTCCATAGAACTCACTTTGCCCTCTGCCAGAATGGGCGCAGCCTACTCTTTTTTTCCCGAAAAAAAAATCAACTTAACTGCTGCCGCAGATTTAGATTGGTACTTTGATGGAAAAAGAAACAGTATAATCAGTTTAGGTGCAGCTACCATAGACCCCAAAATAGGCTTAGAAACTACCTACAAGAATTTGGTTTTTCTGCGTGCCGGTGCTATGAACTTCCAGCGAGTACCGGATATAGACGGCAAAAAACGACTAAACTTATTTCCAACCTTAGGAGCAGGGCTGCAGTTTAAAGGCGTACGAATAGACTATGCCTTAGCCAACATCGGCGACTTTAAGCAAAACCTATTTTCACACTTATTTTCCTTGCAGTTTATCATTGATAAATCTTTGTATTAA
- a CDS encoding methyl-accepting chemotaxis protein encodes KNYQDALVIYIILILLSGGVLGTLSYQIITSINSNVRRAMTISSRIASGNLNIDDLKSNEKDEIGEVIDSFFTIRKKVEGIVDSVSLYIDKTQVGKVDEFNANEKEFEGAYRDIVVGLNAAARATMKPLREILTILQRLSVGDLNQKMATAGYAGIWLETAEAMNQIINANISVLENTKRIAQGEVVINIRPRSEADELLISLNDMAQKLNEIAVQIYDAAEYVTTGSQEISSTSLEIAQGATEQATATEEITGSIEEITTAIQRNSDNARETEHIAKETAQGIVSVSSSTENSIVAIRDIVSKISIINDIAEKTDILAINAAIEAARAGEHGKGFAVVAAEVRKLAEISQRSAKDINELSKTSLEVAEETGRLMQAIIPNVQKTALLVQEITAASNQQSLGSTQILKAIEQLSLVVQQNSVAAEEMSTNSEELSSQAEMLKGVVSFFKIDRHAVVSRITDKRNQQKNTLKKKKLSKAGSFQHDFDY; translated from the coding sequence AAAAACTACCAAGATGCTTTAGTTATCTATATCATTTTGATACTCCTTTCTGGGGGTGTTTTGGGTACGTTATCCTACCAGATTATCACGAGTATAAACAGTAATGTAAGGCGGGCTATGACCATATCCAGCCGAATTGCTTCCGGAAATTTGAATATAGATGATTTGAAATCCAATGAGAAAGACGAGATAGGGGAGGTTATAGATTCGTTTTTCACGATTCGGAAGAAAGTGGAGGGGATTGTAGATTCGGTAAGTTTATACATAGACAAGACGCAAGTAGGTAAAGTAGATGAGTTTAATGCCAATGAGAAGGAATTTGAGGGAGCTTATCGGGACATTGTTGTGGGCTTAAATGCGGCTGCCCGTGCTACGATGAAGCCTTTGCGGGAGATCTTGACAATATTACAACGGCTTTCAGTAGGCGATCTAAACCAGAAGATGGCCACTGCCGGCTATGCCGGAATATGGTTAGAGACAGCCGAAGCTATGAACCAGATTATCAACGCCAACATTTCGGTATTAGAAAACACGAAGCGGATAGCACAAGGCGAAGTCGTTATCAACATACGCCCCCGTTCAGAAGCCGATGAACTATTAATATCCTTGAACGATATGGCTCAGAAACTCAACGAGATAGCGGTTCAGATTTATGATGCTGCGGAATATGTAACTACGGGTAGCCAGGAGATTAGCAGCACGTCCTTAGAGATAGCCCAAGGAGCTACGGAACAGGCTACGGCTACAGAAGAAATAACGGGTTCAATAGAGGAAATCACCACAGCTATTCAGCGCAATAGCGATAATGCACGGGAGACAGAACATATCGCTAAGGAGACAGCACAAGGCATCGTTAGCGTAAGCTCCTCTACCGAAAACAGCATCGTAGCGATACGGGATATTGTATCGAAGATCAGCATTATCAACGACATAGCAGAGAAGACGGATATTTTGGCTATCAATGCGGCGATAGAAGCAGCTCGGGCAGGCGAGCACGGCAAAGGATTTGCCGTAGTAGCAGCCGAAGTACGCAAACTGGCAGAAATAAGCCAACGCTCAGCCAAAGATATTAACGAACTATCTAAGACCAGCTTAGAAGTAGCCGAAGAAACCGGGCGACTCATGCAGGCAATTATCCCGAACGTCCAAAAAACAGCCTTATTGGTACAGGAAATAACGGCAGCCAGCAACCAGCAAAGCTTGGGCTCTACACAGATACTAAAGGCAATAGAACAGCTATCTTTGGTAGTGCAACAAAACTCGGTAGCTGCCGAAGAAATGAGCACCAACAGCGAAGAACTATCAAGCCAAGCAGAAATGCTCAAAGGAGTAGTATCGTTTTTCAAAATAGACAGGCACGCAGTAGTCTCCAGAATAACAGATAAGCGTAACCAACAAAAAAATACCCTGAAAAAGAAAAAACTATCCAAAGCAGGATCATTTCAACATGATTTTGACTACTAA
- a CDS encoding MCP four helix bundle domain-containing protein, protein MKNLKISTKLSILAAFAISVTLIIGIYGSYGINKEDKYIQTIYTNHVTPIVYLKKLSDTYFYALDAVNKAQKGLIPWQQAADKLGELNSIA, encoded by the coding sequence ATGAAGAATTTAAAGATTTCTACCAAGCTCAGTATTTTGGCTGCGTTTGCCATCTCGGTTACGCTGATTATCGGCATTTATGGCTCGTATGGGATTAACAAAGAGGATAAATACATCCAAACTATTTATACCAACCACGTAACGCCCATCGTATATCTGAAAAAGCTTTCTGACACATACTTTTATGCCTTAGATGCGGTTAATAAAGCCCAGAAGGGATTGATTCCATGGCAACAAGCTGCCGATAAGTTGGGGGAGTTGAACTCCATAGCG
- a CDS encoding chemotaxis protein CheW, which translates to MDTYLTFVLGEECFAVSVSNVLEVFQKQPVTKIPRTPEHILGIINFRGEILPVVDTRCKFSLPASPEDKHIVIVFETNTIPKLTIAATADAVQGVIDISSEEIKPVPELGLSYNVTFIQGAVRKDETFILMLNIDKVFSAKDLAVVQEIQPTEEQTQH; encoded by the coding sequence ATGGATACCTATTTAACTTTTGTTTTAGGGGAAGAGTGTTTTGCTGTGTCGGTTTCCAATGTTCTGGAAGTATTTCAGAAGCAGCCTGTTACGAAGATACCTCGGACTCCGGAGCATATTTTGGGGATTATCAATTTTCGGGGCGAGATACTGCCTGTTGTAGATACCCGGTGCAAATTTTCCCTGCCGGCCAGCCCGGAAGATAAGCACATTGTAATTGTTTTTGAGACCAATACCATCCCTAAGCTGACCATAGCAGCTACTGCCGATGCCGTACAGGGTGTCATAGACATTTCTTCGGAAGAAATAAAGCCGGTCCCGGAACTCGGGCTGAGCTACAACGTAACGTTTATCCAAGGAGCAGTCCGCAAAGACGAAACCTTCATTCTGATGCTGAATATAGATAAAGTATTTTCAGCCAAAGACCTCGCCGTAGTACAAGAAATTCAACCTACGGAAGAACAAACACAACATTAA
- a CDS encoding chemotaxis protein CheA, which produces MDILQYKEHYVSESLDLLSRLELSLVLLEEGRGDLESVRDIFRVMHTIKGSSGMYGFSDVVKLSHDLETFYGAVESGTHSLNAEAIQLTFEVSDYFRWSFTHDASLGFGDNHDYQVLQHKLNQLLHSVGLGTDSGNGLEAVSSSLEGTGFQVWRISFKPDSSISSRNINLSESLGALFCLGEAAVCSKRSESGDFVWVIELNTDSGLGAIEDALFFILDYCTIELASGAQASQEEDSPLVILPGGDTSVDILGSPVEHNLTDGQALKQISSKISVESAKIDTLIYLVSELVTAKSELITSVENQEIIRIAEATEKIDKLSKQFRDNALNIRLVSLHEVVGRFRRLVRDLAKQLGKEVIFEVSGEDTELDKNIVEALWEPLVHLLRNCIDHGIEFPEERVKVGKGSTGIVKFFAYKSGSFVFIQVSDDGRGINREAVLTRAIERDLISSTQILNDKEIYDLLFEPGFSTSEQVSLVSGRGIGMDIVRRKLRDLRGEIFITSEYGLGTSFTLKLQQTISIIDTLLIQSASAKYAIPIEDIESCELTSTVHFLNRQNKHLPFQGDLIPYVYLHEVFQTQEQGLEKQKVIVINKYGRRFAVIADEIIGEYQAVIKPIGILFHEIDFISGASILGNGGIALLIDTGKLINLITPN; this is translated from the coding sequence ATGGATATTCTACAATATAAGGAACATTATGTTTCGGAGTCTTTGGATTTGCTAAGTCGTTTAGAGTTATCGTTGGTGTTGTTGGAAGAGGGGCGCGGGGACTTAGAGAGTGTTCGGGATATTTTTCGGGTGATGCACACCATTAAAGGGAGTAGCGGGATGTATGGTTTTTCGGATGTAGTTAAGTTATCCCATGATTTAGAGACGTTTTATGGTGCTGTGGAATCGGGAACACATAGCTTGAATGCAGAGGCTATTCAATTGACGTTTGAGGTATCGGATTATTTTCGTTGGTCATTTACGCATGATGCTTCGTTGGGCTTTGGGGATAATCATGATTATCAGGTATTGCAGCATAAGCTCAACCAGTTATTGCATAGTGTTGGTTTAGGTACAGATTCAGGGAATGGCCTTGAAGCGGTATCTTCTTCATTAGAGGGAACTGGGTTTCAGGTATGGCGTATTAGTTTCAAGCCGGATTCGAGTATATCATCTCGGAACATAAATTTGTCGGAGAGCTTGGGCGCGTTATTTTGTTTAGGTGAGGCGGCAGTATGCAGTAAGCGTTCAGAATCGGGTGATTTTGTGTGGGTTATAGAGTTGAATACGGATAGTGGGCTTGGTGCTATTGAAGATGCCTTATTTTTCATATTAGATTATTGTACGATAGAACTTGCATCCGGTGCTCAGGCTTCTCAGGAAGAGGATAGTCCTTTGGTGATTTTACCGGGCGGTGATACTTCGGTAGATATTTTGGGTTCACCGGTAGAGCATAATCTTACGGATGGTCAGGCTTTAAAACAAATATCGTCTAAGATATCGGTAGAGTCTGCGAAGATAGACACGTTGATATACTTAGTCAGTGAGTTGGTAACGGCGAAGTCGGAGTTGATAACGTCGGTAGAGAATCAGGAGATTATTCGGATAGCGGAGGCTACGGAGAAGATAGACAAGTTATCGAAGCAGTTTCGGGATAATGCGTTGAATATAAGGTTAGTATCTTTGCATGAGGTAGTAGGTCGTTTTCGTCGGTTGGTTCGGGATTTGGCGAAGCAATTGGGGAAGGAGGTTATATTTGAGGTATCCGGCGAAGATACAGAGTTAGATAAGAACATAGTAGAGGCATTATGGGAGCCATTGGTTCATTTGTTACGGAACTGTATAGATCATGGTATAGAGTTTCCGGAAGAGCGTGTTAAGGTTGGCAAGGGTTCTACGGGCATTGTGAAGTTTTTTGCCTATAAATCCGGTAGTTTTGTTTTTATTCAGGTATCTGATGACGGGCGCGGCATCAACAGGGAAGCGGTATTAACGCGGGCTATTGAGCGCGATTTGATTAGCAGTACGCAGATATTGAATGATAAAGAGATTTATGATTTGCTGTTTGAGCCGGGTTTTTCTACGAGTGAACAAGTTTCGTTGGTATCGGGTAGGGGTATCGGCATGGATATAGTGCGGCGTAAACTGCGGGATTTACGGGGAGAAATATTTATTACCTCAGAATACGGCTTAGGCACTTCGTTTACATTAAAACTTCAGCAGACCATTTCGATTATTGATACGCTTTTAATCCAGTCAGCTTCGGCAAAGTATGCTATTCCGATAGAGGATATTGAGAGTTGTGAGCTTACGAGCACGGTTCATTTTTTGAATAGACAGAATAAACATTTGCCGTTTCAGGGCGATCTGATTCCCTATGTGTATCTTCATGAAGTCTTTCAGACGCAAGAACAAGGATTAGAGAAGCAGAAAGTCATTGTTATCAACAAGTATGGGCGGCGTTTTGCGGTCATTGCGGATGAGATTATTGGCGAGTATCAGGCTGTCATTAAGCCTATTGGCATCTTATTTCATGAGATAGATTTTATATCTGGAGCCAGTATTTTGGGTAATGGCGGGATAGCCCTGCTAATAGATACAGGGAAGCTCATCAATTTGATTACACCAAACTAA
- a CDS encoding response regulator — protein sequence MKKIILLLDDFENTLFVTGITLEQRGFSVLKSTTAIEALKYLNSNIQIDLVITDYNMPVMNGIEFMEEVKKIPTRVHTPIFILSTEKREDIRERARRKGVTAWIQKPFVTDKLVELSKRALSIV from the coding sequence ATGAAGAAGATTATTTTGTTGTTGGATGATTTTGAGAATACGTTATTTGTAACGGGTATTACGTTGGAGCAGCGTGGTTTTAGTGTACTTAAGAGTACTACGGCGATAGAGGCGTTGAAGTATTTGAATTCGAATATTCAGATAGATTTGGTGATTACGGATTATAATATGCCGGTAATGAATGGGATAGAGTTTATGGAGGAGGTCAAGAAGATACCTACACGTGTTCATACGCCTATTTTTATTTTATCTACGGAGAAGCGTGAGGATATTAGAGAGCGGGCACGTCGAAAGGGGGTAACGGCTTGGATTCAGAAGCCCTTTGTTACAGACAAGTTGGTGGAGCTGAGTAAGCGTGCTTTAAGTATTGTTTAG
- the sppA gene encoding signal peptide peptidase SppA, which produces MGNFFKKVGLMFFALFVTLMLLFVVTLGMLKLFSGKKSVTVAENSVLYIDLTGLEIKERQKNTPLANLPFPGKDDMKKVGLDDIIASLKRAKADKNIKGIMLNAGPLIAGWASIESFKEALEDFKTSKKFIYAYSEIYSEKSYYLATVADSIFIYPQGFMEFNGFASNPMFFKGLLDKLDIQPLVFRVGTFKSAVEPFILDKMSDANREQTSVLLNDFWSYFLSVVSKKRNISTETLTDLANQGKIENARSAVENKLADKLAYEDEVIDLCKKQCGLDAKKDLNQIKLGKYIDVSDEQAGLKVSNSDKKIAVVYGVGDINSGKGGDESIGSETVVKALRKARTDENVKAVVLRVNSPGGSALASDVIWREIMLTKKVKPIIASFGDVAASGGYYISAACDQIVAQPNTITGSIGVFGLMYNSEKLFKNKLGITFDRVVTNTMADLGNPNRAMTEAEAKLIQKSVEDIYGVFLNVVKNGRPGKFQDSLAVDAVGQGRVWSGTRGVEKGLVDELGGLNKAVLLAAKKAGLGDDYQVIYLPKEKELFESLFDDGAEEVKSFILEKLLLKEQKTALQYLQNYNDPRGIYMRMTAVPSID; this is translated from the coding sequence ATGGGAAATTTCTTCAAAAAAGTTGGGCTAATGTTTTTTGCCTTATTTGTAACTCTAATGCTGCTGTTTGTAGTAACGCTTGGGATGCTCAAGCTGTTTTCGGGCAAAAAATCGGTTACTGTGGCAGAAAATTCGGTTTTGTATATAGATTTAACCGGATTAGAAATTAAAGAGCGGCAAAAAAATACCCCTTTGGCAAACCTCCCTTTTCCGGGCAAGGATGATATGAAAAAAGTTGGCTTAGATGACATTATTGCCAGTCTAAAACGCGCAAAGGCTGATAAAAACATCAAAGGCATTATGCTGAATGCGGGTCCGCTGATAGCCGGCTGGGCAAGTATAGAATCATTCAAAGAAGCCCTCGAAGATTTCAAAACCTCCAAAAAGTTTATCTACGCTTACAGCGAGATTTATAGCGAAAAGTCATATTACCTCGCCACAGTTGCAGATTCTATATTTATCTACCCACAAGGATTTATGGAATTTAACGGATTTGCTTCTAATCCTATGTTTTTCAAAGGATTATTAGACAAGTTAGATATTCAACCGCTTGTTTTTAGGGTAGGTACGTTCAAGTCTGCAGTAGAGCCATTTATCTTAGACAAAATGAGCGATGCTAACCGCGAACAAACATCTGTTCTTTTGAATGACTTTTGGAGCTACTTTTTGTCTGTGGTTTCTAAAAAGAGAAATATTTCTACCGAGACGCTAACTGATTTGGCTAATCAAGGTAAAATAGAAAATGCTCGCTCCGCTGTAGAGAATAAATTAGCCGATAAACTTGCTTATGAAGATGAGGTGATAGACCTCTGCAAGAAACAATGTGGTCTTGATGCCAAAAAAGATCTCAATCAAATAAAACTCGGGAAGTATATTGACGTAAGTGATGAGCAAGCCGGCCTTAAAGTTTCCAATAGTGATAAAAAGATTGCTGTGGTTTATGGTGTCGGCGATATTAATTCCGGTAAGGGCGGCGATGAAAGTATTGGTTCAGAAACAGTTGTAAAAGCACTGCGCAAAGCGCGTACAGATGAAAATGTGAAAGCTGTTGTTTTGCGCGTAAATAGCCCCGGAGGTTCTGCCTTAGCCTCTGACGTAATCTGGCGGGAAATCATGCTTACCAAAAAGGTAAAACCCATCATTGCCTCATTTGGAGACGTAGCTGCCTCCGGCGGTTATTACATATCTGCTGCCTGCGACCAGATTGTAGCCCAACCCAATACCATAACAGGCTCCATTGGCGTGTTTGGGCTAATGTATAACAGCGAAAAACTATTCAAAAACAAACTCGGTATCACCTTCGACAGAGTCGTTACCAACACAATGGCCGACCTTGGCAACCCAAACAGAGCCATGACAGAAGCTGAAGCGAAATTGATTCAAAAAAGTGTTGAAGATATTTACGGCGTATTCTTAAACGTAGTTAAAAATGGAAGACCCGGGAAATTTCAGGATTCATTAGCCGTAGATGCCGTAGGACAAGGACGTGTATGGTCAGGCACACGCGGAGTAGAAAAAGGACTCGTAGATGAACTCGGAGGCCTCAATAAAGCCGTCTTATTAGCTGCCAAAAAAGCCGGATTAGGCGATGATTATCAAGTGATTTACCTCCCAAAAGAAAAAGAATTATTTGAGTCTTTATTTGATGACGGTGCAGAAGAAGTGAAAAGTTTTATCTTAGAAAAACTCCTCCTCAAAGAGCAAAAAACAGCATTACAATACCTACAAAATTATAATGATCCCAGAGGTATCTATATGCGTATGACAGCAGTTCCCAGTATAGACTAA
- a CDS encoding class I SAM-dependent methyltransferase yields MEQHWKNKWDERFGQEEYAYGELPNNFLKEQIDRLKLGRILFPAEGEGRNAVYAATLGWQVSAFDTSTEGQKKALKLAQKNNVTIDYIISDLQTLSYHPNQFDAIGLIYAHFPADIKQLYYQTLSQYLCSGGTVILEGFSKKHIGYNSINEKVGGPKDIEMLFSTAEIVACFPNYTIDILEEVEVELNEGLYHNGKGSVIRFVGRKK; encoded by the coding sequence ATGGAACAACATTGGAAAAACAAGTGGGACGAACGATTTGGCCAAGAAGAATATGCTTATGGTGAACTCCCTAATAATTTTCTCAAGGAACAAATAGATAGATTAAAGCTCGGAAGGATTCTTTTTCCGGCAGAGGGAGAAGGGCGTAATGCCGTTTATGCAGCTACACTCGGTTGGCAGGTTTCTGCTTTTGATACCAGCACCGAAGGACAAAAAAAAGCCCTAAAACTGGCGCAGAAAAATAACGTAACTATTGACTATATCATCAGCGACCTACAAACATTGAGCTATCATCCTAACCAATTTGACGCAATCGGGCTTATTTATGCCCACTTTCCCGCAGATATTAAGCAGCTATATTATCAAACCCTGAGCCAGTATTTATGTAGCGGCGGAACAGTTATCCTTGAAGGTTTTAGCAAAAAACACATTGGCTATAACTCCATAAATGAAAAAGTCGGAGGCCCAAAAGACATTGAAATGCTGTTTTCAACGGCAGAAATCGTAGCGTGTTTTCCAAATTACACCATTGATATTTTGGAAGAAGTTGAAGTTGAGCTAAACGAAGGCCTTTATCACAACGGAAAAGGCTCTGTCATAAGATTTGTAGGACGAAAAAAGTAG
- a CDS encoding class I SAM-dependent methyltransferase — translation MGRKIINIILIIGSPITLLASIWLKLVRRAGTGWLGDKIFMGVGVLPVLDHYYQPMINPKKHLLKSLREDRNLNGIDFNTQEQLDLLAKFSYNEELLKFPTQKKQEIEYYYDNGSYCSGDAEYLYSVVRHFKPNRIIEIGSGFSTLMVRNAITANALDNPNYKCNHICIEPYEQPWLEKVSVELIRKKAEDVDLSFFNTLGPNDILFIDSSHMIRPQGDVLFEYLELLPTLNSGVLIHIHDIFTPKDYLDEWVFDKHLMWNEQYLLEAFMIYNSEFKIIGALNYLAHNYRKEFSAKSPIFAQQQGREPGSFWLVKK, via the coding sequence ATGGGACGAAAAATCATAAACATTATCTTAATCATAGGATCTCCTATTACGCTTCTTGCCTCCATTTGGTTAAAACTCGTAAGAAGAGCAGGAACGGGTTGGTTAGGGGACAAAATTTTTATGGGAGTAGGGGTTTTACCCGTCTTAGACCACTACTATCAACCTATGATTAACCCTAAAAAACATTTACTCAAATCATTGCGGGAGGATAGGAATCTAAACGGAATTGACTTCAATACCCAAGAACAATTAGATTTATTAGCTAAATTTAGCTATAATGAAGAACTCTTAAAATTTCCTACCCAAAAGAAACAAGAAATTGAATATTACTACGATAACGGCTCATATTGCTCGGGAGATGCCGAGTACCTTTATAGTGTCGTTAGGCATTTTAAACCAAACCGAATCATTGAAATCGGAAGCGGATTTTCAACCTTAATGGTGAGAAATGCTATCACTGCAAATGCACTTGATAATCCGAACTACAAATGCAATCATATTTGTATAGAACCTTATGAGCAACCTTGGTTAGAAAAAGTATCCGTTGAATTAATCCGAAAAAAAGCCGAAGACGTTGATTTGTCTTTTTTTAATACATTAGGCCCAAACGACATCTTGTTTATAGATTCTTCTCACATGATAAGGCCGCAAGGAGATGTACTTTTTGAATACTTAGAACTATTGCCCACATTAAATTCCGGTGTGTTAATACACATTCATGATATTTTCACCCCCAAAGACTATTTAGATGAGTGGGTATTTGACAAGCATTTAATGTGGAATGAGCAGTATTTGTTAGAGGCTTTTATGATTTACAATTCGGAGTTTAAAATCATAGGGGCACTAAACTATTTAGCGCATAACTATCGGAAAGAGTTTTCGGCGAAATCCCCTATTTTTGCCCAGCAGCAGGGCAGAGAACCGGGATCTTTTTGGTTAGTAAAAAAATAA
- a CDS encoding hotdog fold thioesterase — protein MDSKKVALFEQILEEMVPFHRILQLRLEEISTGCARLRIPYRPDLVGDPRRNSIHGGVIASAMDAAGGAAALTTLTSYEDRCSTIDLRVDYYRPGRAEDIITEARIAQNGNRVIFTHIKAYHPSDPNSIIAEGTAVFSVRRTEPSNNIETPLVL, from the coding sequence ATGGATTCCAAAAAAGTAGCATTATTTGAGCAGATTTTAGAGGAGATGGTGCCTTTTCATCGGATATTACAATTGCGTTTAGAAGAGATTTCAACGGGTTGTGCGCGGCTCAGGATTCCCTATCGGCCTGATTTAGTAGGAGATCCAAGAAGAAACTCTATTCATGGCGGCGTAATTGCTTCCGCTATGGATGCTGCCGGCGGTGCAGCAGCCCTCACTACCTTAACATCCTATGAAGATAGATGCTCAACCATAGATTTACGGGTAGATTACTACCGGCCCGGCAGAGCAGAAGACATCATCACCGAAGCACGCATCGCCCAAAACGGAAATAGAGTTATCTTTACTCATATTAAAGCATACCACCCGTCAGACCCCAATAGCATAATAGCAGAAGGAACAGCCGTATTTAGTGTCCGTAGAACAGAACCCAGTAATAACATCGAAACCCCGCTTGTCTTGTGA